The genomic segment ACTCGGAGACGCAGAGCGCCACCTACCCGGCGCTGCGTACGGCCCTCGATATACTGGAAGACTGCGCGCGCATCGGTGCCGGCGGGGCGCAGGTCGGGGTGTCGAACTGGGAAACCGATTTTGCCGGCAAGGTACGCGACCGCCGCGAGCAACTGGGCCTGTACCTCGAAGGCCAGATCCGGATGCCCCGCGTCGACGAAGACCTCGACGCCTTCGAGCAGCAGGTGCGGCTCGCCCGCGAAGCCGGCGCCACCATCCTGCGCGCTGTGTGCCTCGGACCGCGACGCTACGAGACGCTCCACTCCATGTCGGAATTTCTGGCGTTCAAGGAAGACGCCTGGAAAGCCGTCGAGCGGATCGAGCCGATCATGCGCCGCAACCGCGTCCAACTTGCCATCGAGAATCACAAGGACTGGCGCGCCGAAGAACTGGTCGCGCTCATGTGGCATCTCGGGAGCGAGTGGATGGGGGTCACGCTCGACATGGGCAACAACATCGCGCTGCTGGAGGACCCGATGACGGTCGTCGAACAGCTCGCCCCCTACGCCATCACCACCCACTTCAAGGACATGGCCGTAGCGCCCTACGATGCCGGCTTCCTCCTTTCCGAAGTGCCGCTGGGCGAGGGGCTGCTCGACCTCCCGCGTATGGTTGAAATCTGCGAGCGGCACAATCCGGCGATCACCTTCAACCTGGAGATGATCACCCGCGACCCGCTCAAGGTCCCCTGCATGACGGAGGAGTACTGGTCAACGTTCGACTATGTCGGAGGCCGCGACCTCGCCTGGGCCTTCCGCTATGTGTCCGGCAATCGCCCGAAACAGCCGTTGCCGACGCTGTCCGAAAAATCACCTGAGGGCCGACTTGCGTATGAGGATGAAAACAACCTCCGCTCGTTCGCCTATAGCCGCGATGTGCTGGGGATGAAATAGGCGTTTCATATCGGGCCGTCGCGCCAGAGCGCCTATGTTGTCCCCCATGCTTTAGCGTGGGGGACAAAAAAAGCAGGAAGCTGTTTGATGCGTAGGCGTCTATGTTGCCCCCATGCCTCAGCGTGGTGGCCCCAAAAGCAGGAAGCTGTTTGATGGGTAGGCGTCTATGTTGCCCCCACGCTGAAGCATGGGGGCCTGGTTAGCTGGATAGCGAATGCTGGGCTCCAAATTGCATTGTAATGGTTTGCGTGAGGCAGAGATCGATGTTCGTCCAGGGCCTTGCCCCCATGCTTTAGCGTGGGGGCCTAAAAAAGCAGGAAGCTGTTAGATGCGTGAGTGCCTATACGAGTCGCCCCCACGCTGAAGCATGGGGGCCTGGTTAGCTGGATAGCGAATGCTGGGCTCCAAATCGCCGCGTAATGGTTTGCGTGAGGCAGAGATCGATGTTCGTCCTGGGCCTTGCCCCCATGCTTTAGCGTGGGGGCCCCAAAAGCAGGAATCTGTTAGATGCGTGAGTGTGCGCCCCCACGCTGAAGCATGGGGCCTGGTAAACTAGCTGGCTTGCCGCTCCAAATCGCCGCGTAATGGTTTGCGTGAGGCAGAGATCGATGTTCGTCCTGGGCCTTGCCCCCATGCTTCAGCGTGGGCCCAAAAGCAGGAAGCTGTTAGATGGCGTGGTGGCCCAAAAAGCAGGAAGCTGTTAGATGCGTGAGTGCCTATGTCGCCCCCACGCTGAAGCATGGGGGCCTGGTTAGCTGGATAGCGAATGCTGGGCTCCGAATCGCCGCGTAATGGTTTTCGTGAGGCAGAGATCGATGTTCGTCCAGGGCCTTGCCCCCATGCTTTAGCGTGGGGGCCCCAAAAGCAGGAAGCTGTTAGATGCGTGAGTGCCTATGTCGCCCCCACGCTGAAGCATGGGGGCCTGGTTAGCTGGATAGCGAATGCTGGGCTCCGAATCGCCGCGTAATGGTTTTCGTGAGGCAGAGATCGATGTTCGTCCAGGGCCTTGCCCCCATGCTTTAGCGTGGGGGCCCAAAAAAGAGCAGGAAGCTATTCGATGCGTGAGCGCCCATCCCGCCCCCAGGCTGAAGCATGGGGGCAAGGCAAAAGGATGGCCATCGGAAGCTTTCGCTCACCTCCGG from the Rhodothermales bacterium genome contains:
- a CDS encoding TIM barrel protein, yielding MNRRHFLNSTAAAVAYAALPVRPALPARRPMGVTVATYAVRWNSETQSATYPALRTALDILEDCARIGAGGAQVGVSNWETDFAGKVRDRREQLGLYLEGQIRMPRVDEDLDAFEQQVRLAREAGATILRAVCLGPRRYETLHSMSEFLAFKEDAWKAVERIEPIMRRNRVQLAIENHKDWRAEELVALMWHLGSEWMGVTLDMGNNIALLEDPMTVVEQLAPYAITTHFKDMAVAPYDAGFLLSEVPLGEGLLDLPRMVEICERHNPAITFNLEMITRDPLKVPCMTEEYWSTFDYVGGRDLAWAFRYVSGNRPKQPLPTLSEKSPEGRLAYEDENNLRSFAYSRDVLGMK